The stretch of DNA CTGCCGGGTGGTCTCACGCAACAAGTCGTGCCGAAACCTCAACCGCTCCCCGTCTTCGACGAGCAAATCCGCGCGCACCGCCTCCTCAACAGCCGCCATCAACGAGGACGGCTGGCGCTCCAGCATCGCGGCCAACAGACCCGCCGAAAACCGGTCGGGCAACACCGCGGCCACCCGCACCACCTCGCCGGCAATGTCGGATAGGTGATCGAGGCGCTGCTGCATACCCGCACCCAGACGCCGTGGCAGCCCGTGTCCAGCGGCCACCGCCCGCCCGCCGCTGACGGTGAGCCGGCCCTCCTCCCCCAGACCCCCGACCAGCTCGCTGACCAGGAAGGGATTTCCGTGCGCCTTGGCGGCCAGAGTCAACAACGACTCATCGGCGTTGGCCCGCACCGCATCACAGACCATGTCGGCGACCGCGCCCACCGACATCGCGGCCACCCGCACTACTGCGGCATTCGCACCTTGCAGCACCGACAAGGTCTCCCGCACGGCAGGCCCGCCGGCCCCGGCACGGACGGTCAACACCCACAACACCGGCGTAGCCGGGCGGGTGGTGGCCAGCGACCGCAGCGCCATCAACGTGCTGTTATCGGCCCAGTGGATGTCTTCCAGCACAATGGCCAACGGGGTCTGGGCCGCCGCGGCATGAATCGCGTCGGCCAAACCGTGCACCACCCAGTAGCGCAGATCAGCCGAGCCGCCCAGCCGCCGCAACGCCTCGGCATCTCCCACCGGGGGATCGGCGCGCAGCGTCGCCATAAACAGCGCGAAAAACGGCGCCGACTGCTGATACTCGAAGGCCTCACCGAACAAGGTGCGCACCCCGGACTGTTCGGCCAGCGCCATCACCTCGGTCAGCAACCGGCTCTTCCCGATGCCCGGTGGCCCCTCGATGACCAGCACACCCCCGCGCCCCTGCGCCAGCGCCGTTACCAGCGCGCCGATCACCTTCAGCTCGTTCGCCCGGCCCCGAATCGGCGGCGCTGCGAGCCGCTGGGCGCCGACATCAAATCGGCTGGTTGAAGGCCGCACCGGTGTCCTGTCTACCGTTCGCTGGGCCGCCACTGCAGTGCAGGTCATTCTACGCATCCGCCCACGTCATTGGCCCGATTCGGGGTCGAGTGCTCTACGCACGCGCGATCTGGGCAGCGCCTCGGCCGCTACGCGGGATGGTCGCCGCCGGGCATGAGTTTGATCAACTCGGCGCGGGAGCTTATCCCCAGCTTTGCGAATGCAGTCTGCGAGTGAGCTTTCACCGTGTGAGGCGTAACGTGCAGCTGCTCTGCCGCTGACCGGTTGGTGGCGCCCGTCGCGATCAGGTTGACCACTCTGAGCTCGGAGTCGGTGAGGCTGTCCCAGCCCGCTTTTGCCCGCGGCTGACTAATAACACGACGTTGCACCCCTAACCGAAGCAACTCCGCGGCGGCCTCGAGTGCTTGGGCATCATCCTCTAGTATCCCGCGAGATTGTTGAGCTACCCCCGTGAACAACGGGTTCGCCGGCGGCCGACGCCACCCGCACACCCAGGATCACCAGATTAAGACCTCGGCAACAAGTGGTGATTCGAACAGGGCGATGCCGCCCAGCCAGCGCATCGCTTCATGGACGTCGCCGCGCTGCCATGTCGACCGGTTCTCGCCGCGGCGCGTGCTGTCAACGCAATTCGGCGCGCTCGCCGTCTCGCTCGGCCTCAACACTGTCGTCGGCACGCCGTGGCTCCTCGCCCTCATGGTCGGTGCGGCCGGCGGCAGGGGTCGGTTTGTTCGGCTGGGTCGCTGCCACGGCCATCGCCGCAGGCGCCATTGCGCCATGACCATCACCGTCGCCGTGCGGCCGAAAACCCGGTCACTAGGCTGAGTCCGTGTCTGATCCAGTACTGGTGCAGGTCGACGATCACGTCGCCCTCATCACGATCAACGACCCGCAGCGCCGTAACGCCGTCACCGCCGAGATCTCGGCCGCCCTGCGAACCGCGGTCGACGCCACAGAGGCCAACGCCGATGTGCACGCGCTGATCGTCACCGGAGCAGGCAAGGCGTTCTGCGCCGGCGCCGATCTCACCGCATTGGGCGCCGCGACCGAGGACGGCCTGCGCGTCATCTACGACGGCTTCCTCGCCGTAGCCAACTGCGCACTGCCGACGATCGCGGCGGTCAACGGCGCGGCGGTGGGCGCCGGTTTGAATCTGGCGCTGGCCGCTGACGTCCGAATCGCCGGTCCCGCAGCGCTTTTCGACCCCCGGTTCCAAAAGCTCGGCATCCATCCCGGTGGCGGTGCCACCTGGATGCTGCAACGCGGCGTCGGCCCGCAAGTCGCCCGCGCCTCACTGCTTTTCGGCATGCGCTTCGACGCCGAGGCCGCGGTGCGCTACGGATTGGCACTCGAAGTCGCCGACGATCCCGTTGCGGCCGCAAGGAAACTCGCCGCCGGACCGGCTGCCGCGCCCCGCGACGTGGTGATCGCCACCAAGGCCTCCATGCGGGCGACCGCCAACCCCGGCGTCCTCGACACCGAACAGCACCGGATCGCCGTCGACACCGAGCTGGGGCCGCAGGCCACCTCGATCACCTCGCCGGAATTCGCCAAGAGACTCGCCGCCGCCCAGCGAAAATGACCCGATCGTCAGAAAAGCCGCCTACGCTGCTACCGGGCCGGGTCACCAAAGGAGCAGGAAATGAAGAAGCTGGCAGCTGTGCTGTTCACAGCAATGGGAATGGCGGTTGTGCCGGTGGTCATCTCACCGGTCGCCGACGCCGACATCTGCGCCGGCGCACACGGACGCCATGTGGGGGTGGGCGGCTGCACGAACATCGCCGGTGACGTGGCGACCGGGGTTGCCATAGCGGCGGCCACCGATCCGTACTACCCCGGCGAAATACCGTGCTACACGGTCGAAGGCGTGCCTTACTTCACGCCAGACGGCGACCCCTGCTGATCAGAGATCAAGAAGCGCCAGCTCCGGCGCCTCGATGAGGTCGCGTAGTTCGCCGAGGAACGCGGCCGCAGCAGCGCCGTCGACGATGCGATGGTCGAACGCACACGTCAGCGACATCATCGGCCGCGCAACCACTTCGCCCTCGACCACGACAGGGCGCGGCTTCAGCGAACCCATCCCGAGGATGGCCGCCTCCGGATAGTTGATCACCGGAACGCCCTCGTCCAATCCGAGCGCACCAAAGTTCGACACCGTGAACGTCGACCTTTGCAACTCCGACGGTTTCAGCGTGCCCGCCCGCGCATCACGGATGAGCCGCGCTACGACAGTGGCGAGTTCCCGCGTGGTCTTGTCCTGCGCGTCGCTGACCACGGGCACCAGCAGCCCGCGCGGGGCGGCCACCCCGAAACCCAGATGCACGGCGGAATGCAGGTGGATCTGCGGCCCGCCGGTGGTGTCCACCCACGTCGAATTCAGGTTCGGGTGGTGTCGCAGCGCAATTGTCAAGAGCCGCAAGGTCAGCACGAACGGCGTGATCGGCGACTCGTCGTCGGTGGTGTCGCGCAAGCGATCGCGTATCCGGATCAGGCTTGAACAGTCGACCTGAACACCGGCGTGCGCATCGGGTATCTGCCTGCGCGACAACGTCATCCGGTGTGCCATCTCCGCCTGCACGCCGCGCACAGCGACCATCTCAGGGGTTGGCGCCGATCTGCCCGCGGCCGCGAGCACATCCTCGCGTGTGATTACCCCATCCGCCCCGCTGCCCGCCACGACCGAAAGGTCGACGTTCAGCTCGGCGGCCAGCTTACGCACCGGCGGCTTGGCCCGCGGCCGCTCACCGACGGATCCGCGTCTGCTGCTGTCCATCTCGTCGTCGGCGCCATAGCCGACCAGAACAGGTTTGCGCTTCGGGGTTTCGTCCTTCGAAGCCGTTGCAGCCGGAGCTTCAGTGGCAATGCGGACCAGCAGCGTGCCGACGTTCAGCGTGTCGCCCTCGGCGCCGCCAAGCTCAACGATCCGGCCCGCATACGGACTGGGAATCTCGACTTCGGCTTTGTTGGTCTCGACCGTGCACAATGTCTGGTTCAGTTCGACATCGTCACCGACCGCGATGCTCCAGCCGGTGATCGTCGCGTCCTCGAGACCCTCACCCAAATCAGGAACCAGGAATTCCTTGACTGTGCTCACGGCTGCTCCATCGCCCGCTCGACGCAGTCCAACACTCGGTCCGGGCCCGGCAGCCACAGTTTCTCCAACCGGGCCGGTGGATAGGGCGTGTCAAACCCGGTGGCCCGCAAGACCGGTGCCTCAAGGTCGTAGAACAGCTCCTCCTGAATGCGGGCGGCCAGCTCGGCCCCGAAGCCAAGCGTGCGCGGGCCTTCGTGCATCACGATCGCGCGTCCGGTCTTGCGCACCGAGTCGGCGACGGTATCGAAGTCGAGC from Mycobacterium sp. JS623 encodes:
- a CDS encoding dihydrolipoamide acetyltransferase family protein; this translates as MSTVKEFLVPDLGEGLEDATITGWSIAVGDDVELNQTLCTVETNKAEVEIPSPYAGRIVELGGAEGDTLNVGTLLVRIATEAPAATASKDETPKRKPVLVGYGADDEMDSSRRGSVGERPRAKPPVRKLAAELNVDLSVVAGSGADGVITREDVLAAAGRSAPTPEMVAVRGVQAEMAHRMTLSRRQIPDAHAGVQVDCSSLIRIRDRLRDTTDDESPITPFVLTLRLLTIALRHHPNLNSTWVDTTGGPQIHLHSAVHLGFGVAAPRGLLVPVVSDAQDKTTRELATVVARLIRDARAGTLKPSELQRSTFTVSNFGALGLDEGVPVINYPEAAILGMGSLKPRPVVVEGEVVARPMMSLTCAFDHRIVDGAAAAAFLGELRDLIEAPELALLDL
- a CDS encoding enoyl-CoA hydratase — translated: MSDPVLVQVDDHVALITINDPQRRNAVTAEISAALRTAVDATEANADVHALIVTGAGKAFCAGADLTALGAATEDGLRVIYDGFLAVANCALPTIAAVNGAAVGAGLNLALAADVRIAGPAALFDPRFQKLGIHPGGGATWMLQRGVGPQVARASLLFGMRFDAEAAVRYGLALEVADDPVAAARKLAAGPAAAPRDVVIATKASMRATANPGVLDTEQHRIAVDTELGPQATSITSPEFAKRLAAAQRK